One genomic window of Salvelinus namaycush isolate Seneca chromosome 22, SaNama_1.0, whole genome shotgun sequence includes the following:
- the slc24a3 gene encoding sodium/potassium/calcium exchanger 3 has product SCTPSLHEFPTDLFTNKERTEGAVALHVLFAMYMFYALALVCDDYFVPSLEKICERLHLSEDVAGATFMAAGSSAPELFTSVIGVFITKGDVGVGTIVGSAVFNILCIIGVCGIFAGQAVHLSRWSLLRDSVYYTLSIAALIVFIYDEKVSWWESLTLVLMYFGYILIMKFNSNIVRFLERRKKNSSSLGNGTASNADLDDNCDATAVLLKKANLHRKQSVLMVDELLSAYPHQLSFSDAGMRIMITSHFSPRTRLTMASRMLITERQRLISTRPFTNGDSEVTVKVGGRRGLENGLGGPERGVNGHRGHHGEDDRGGVESGNETENENEDNENNENDEEEEEEEEGEGPFVPFHAPAGCCNKIKWLLAWPLCLLLFFTVPNCANPRWERWFMVSFVNSTLWIAGFSYVMVWMVTVIGFTLGIPDVIMGITFLAAGTSVPDCMASLIVARQGLGDMAVSNSIGSNVFDILIGLGLPWALQTLAINYGSYIQLNSKGLIFSVGLLLGSVFLTVLGVHLNGWKLDRRLGLLCLFMYSIFLCFSILIEYNIFTFVNLPTCRDR; this is encoded by the exons tcctgtactccct cACTACATGAGTTCCCCACAGACCTGTTCACCAACAAGGAGCGCACAGAGGGAGCGGTGGCCTTACATGTCCTATTT GCAATGTACATGTTCTATGCGCTGGCCCTAGTGTGTGATGACTACTTTGTTCCGTCTCTGGAGAAGATATGCGAG CGTCTTCATCTGAGTGAGGATGTGGCAGGTGCAACCTTCATGGCGGCCGGCAGCTCAGCTCCTGAACTCTTCACCTCTGTCATCG GTGTGTTTATCACTAAAGGGGATGTGGGGGTGGGCACGATTGTGGGCTCCGCCGTCTTCAATATCCTCTGCATTATCGGAGTGTGTGGAATATTTGCTGGCCAG gCGGTGCATCTGTCTCGATGGTCTCTTCTGAGAGACTCCGTGTATTACACCCTGTCCATCGCTGCTCTCATAGTG TTCATATATGATGAAAAGGTTTCGTG GTGGGAGTCTCTGACACTGGTTCTGATGTATTTCGGCTACATTTTGATAATGAA GTTTAACTCAAACATTGTGCGTTTCCTGGAGAGGCGGAAGAAGAACTCGTCCAGCCTGGGGAATGGCACAGCCAGTAACGCCGACCTGGATGACAACTGTGATGCCACCGCTGTCCTGCTGAAGAAAG CTAACTTACACAGAAAGCAGTCAGTGTTGATGGTAGATGAGTTGCTGTCAGCCTACCCCCACCAGCTGTCCTTCTCTGATGCCGGCATGAGGATCATGATCACCAGCCACTTCTCCCCTCGCACACGCCTCACCATGGCCTCACGCATGCTCATCACTGAG AGACAGCGTCTGATTAGCACCCGGCCGTTCACGAACGGAGACTCGGAGGTCACGGTGAAAGTCGGCGGTAGGCGGGGCCTGGAGAATGGACTGGGCGGGCCCGAAAGGGGCGTCAATGGTCACCGTGGTCACCATGGAGAGGACGACAGGGGAGGGGTGGAGTCTGGCAATGAGACGGAAAACGAGAATGAAGACAATGAGAATAATGAGAAtgacgaggaagaggaggaggaggaagaaggggaggGACCTTTCGTGCCCTTTCACGCCCCag ctgggTGCTGTAATAAGATCAAGTGGCTGTTAGCCTGGCCTCTTTGCCTGCTGTTGTTCTTCACGGTGCCTAACTGTGCCAACCCTCGCTGGGAGAGATGGTTCATGGTCTCCTTCGTCAACTCCACCCTCTGGATTGCTGGCTTTTCCTATGTCATGGTCTGGATG GTGACAGTGATCGGGTTTACTCTGGGTATCCCTGATGTTATCATGGGCATCACCTTCCTGGCAGCTGGCACCAGTGTCCCTGATTGCATGGCCAGTCTTATAGTGGCACGGCAAG gtctcggGGACATGGCTGTGTCTAACTCTATAGGCAGTAATGTGTTTGATATCCTCATTGGACTGGGACTACCCTGGGCCCTGCAGACCCTGGCCATCAACTACGGCTCCTAC ATTCAACTGAACAGCAAAGGGCTCATCTTCTCTGTGGGACTTCTGTTGGGGTCTGTGTTCCTCACG gtcctgGGGGTACATCTGAACGGGTGGAAACTGGACCGTCGTCTGGGCCTGCTGTGTCTGTTCATGTACTCCATCTTTCTCTGCTTCTCCATCCTCATAGAGTACAACATCTTCACTTTCGTCAACCTGCCCACCTGCAGAGACCGCTGA